The sequence AGAAAGAAAGCTTTGTTTTTCCTCCTGATGGTTGCAGGTATGCAAATGAACTTGTTTCTTTAATAAGGGAGAATTTCGGAGATTGGTTCAGTATAGGAGTTGCAGCGTACCCAGAAGGTCACCCAGAAAGTCCAGACCTTGATACAGACATTTTTTACTTTAAAAAAAAGGTTGATGCCGGCGCAGAATTTGCGATAACACAGATGTTTTTTGACAACAGGTATTTCTACAATTTTGTAGAAAAAGTACAGAAGGTAGGCATAGATATACCAATCATCCCCGGAATAATGCCTGTTACAAATTTCAAACAGATAAAAAAATTCGCAGATATGTGCGGAGCAACAATACCAAAAGAGCTTATAGAAAAAATCCAGCCTGTAGCTGACAGGCCTGAAGAAGTAGAAAAAATAGGAATAGAATACGCTGTAAAACAGTGTGAAGACCTTCTAAAGCACGGTGTTAAAGGTCTTCACTTTTACACACTGAACAAATCTAAAGCAACAATCCAGATATATAATCAGATCAAAGATCTTATCTAATGGGGATGTTTCTTCATAAACTCTTCCCAGCTCATATTAAATCTGTAATAAAGCCATTTCGCAACAGCCTCTTTAGCATCTTCCGACATGTTTTTTCCTACAGGTGGCATAACCCCAAATATTTTATATGCCATTGGAAGACATACCCCTTTTTCTTTTGATGGGTTTGTTATATAGTCTTTAACAAATGCAACAAACTTCTCTTCTGTTGGATAAAACTTTTTAACCCTTGCAGAGACTTCAGACATTGGAGGTGCTCCAAAAGGAGGTCTTTCTCCTCTCATAACCTTTTTTCTTATATCTCTTAGCTGCTCAGGTTTGACAGTCTCCCAGTGGCACATAGAACAGTTATTTTTATAAACAAGATAACCTTTTTTTATTTCTGCTTCAGGAGGCTGTGAAGGTTTTGTCTGACACCCGAATATAAGAACAGAAAATATCCCAAAACCTGCCACTACTCTTTTCATCTTTTTCCTCCTATACTCCAAGAATTCTATACATTATTAATGTTTCTACCTGTCCTATAACACCACTTATAACAAGATAAAGTATAACTACAACAATAATAAACTGGAAGTTTTTTGATTTTTCCGAAGGAATGTTAAGAACTTTTTCTCCTCCTATAAATATTAAATAAAACGTATAAAACATTCCCATAAATACCATAAACATAGATATCGGGGAGTTCATTACATAAAACACCCCTGCTACCCACGATGGAACAAGGGCAAATGCAGCTACAGTAAAGGATTTTTGAGGATCCTTTATTCCTCCAAAAGCAGGAGAAAGGAAAAGAATTATCACTGTAAAAACCAGAGGCTTAAGAAGTTCAAAACCGTAAGTTACAAGCATAATAAAAAGTTCCTGTGTGATATCACTGTCCATAAGTTCTGCCATTA comes from Persephonella hydrogeniphila and encodes:
- the metF gene encoding methylenetetrahydrofolate reductase [NAD(P)H] encodes the protein MKISDILQHTKRSVSFEFFPPKTPEGEDSLFRTIKDLEFIKPTFVSVTYGAGGSTRERTIRIVKKIHTETKLTVMAHQTCIGHTKNEIVDILKEYRNIGVQNVLALRGDIPEGQKESFVFPPDGCRYANELVSLIRENFGDWFSIGVAAYPEGHPESPDLDTDIFYFKKKVDAGAEFAITQMFFDNRYFYNFVEKVQKVGIDIPIIPGIMPVTNFKQIKKFADMCGATIPKELIEKIQPVADRPEEVEKIGIEYAVKQCEDLLKHGVKGLHFYTLNKSKATIQIYNQIKDLI
- a CDS encoding c-type cytochrome, whose product is MKRVVAGFGIFSVLIFGCQTKPSQPPEAEIKKGYLVYKNNCSMCHWETVKPEQLRDIRKKVMRGERPPFGAPPMSEVSARVKKFYPTEEKFVAFVKDYITNPSKEKGVCLPMAYKIFGVMPPVGKNMSEDAKEAVAKWLYYRFNMSWEEFMKKHPH
- a CDS encoding Yip1 family protein, with translation MVKYFLELYLKPKTAWEKLAQENFTIPQLYIRLVIFFAFIPAVSHFIGFTVFREYYVSAIKKFLEMAEKDPEQPKRTVEYMKALMAELMDSDITQELFIMLVTYGFELLKPLVFTVIILFLSPAFGGIKDPQKSFTVAAFALVPSWVAGVFYVMNSPISMFMVFMGMFYTFYLIFIGGEKVLNIPSEKSKNFQFIIVVVILYLVISGVIGQVETLIMYRILGV